From a single Fusarium fujikuroi IMI 58289 draft genome, chromosome FFUJ_chr03 genomic region:
- a CDS encoding related to sn2-acylglyceride fatty acyltransferase, with protein sequence MSISNILLYFLLGYAALTIFFYAMSLVVPKAAFAARGLASYISLLAVAAYGVLASIFLTIVGKQQIAQWAVGRCFHHVMRYTTGVEFVVEDPDNVLGTTRPAIFIGNHQTELDVLMLGIVFPKYCSVTAKASLKKVPFLGWFMSLSGSIFIDRKNSKDAREAMKGAASEIQSKRQSVYMFPEGTRSYAKEPMLLPFKKGAFHLAVQAGVPIVPCVVANYSHIMHPKTLTFKSGKIPVKVLKPIPTKNLTAADVDELTRTTRELMLNELVTLTAKARGHPMAVPASLDSTTGKSSAIDTNGSAH encoded by the exons atgtccatctccaacatcctcctctACTTCCTCCTCGGCTACGCCGCCCTAACAATCTTCTTCTACGCCATGTCCCTCGTCGTTCCAAAAGCCGCCTTCGCCGCCCGCGGCCTCGCCTCCTACATCTCTCTCCTCGCCGTCGCAGCCTACGGAGTCCTCgcctccatcttcctcaccaTCGTCGGAAAGCAGCAGATCGCGCAATGGGCTGTCGGCCGCTGCTTTCACCATGTTATGCGCTACACCACTGGCGTCGAGTTCGTCGTCGAGGACCCCGATAATGTCCTCGGCACTACGCGCCCGGCTATCTTTATCGGAAATCACCAGACTGAACTCGATGTTCTCATGCTCGGAATCGTGTTCCCCAAGTACTGCAGTGTTACGGCTAAGGCTTCGCTGAAGAAGGTGCCTTTCCTCGGCTGGTTCATGTCGCTGAGCGGTTCCATTTTCATCGATCGCAAGAACAGCAAGGATGCCCGCGAGGCCATGAAGGGCGCTGCCAGCGAGATTCAGTCCAAGCGACAGAGCGTCTACATGTTCCCCGAGGGTACTCGAAGTTACGCCAAGGAGCCCATGCTGTTGCCTTTCAAGAAGGGTGCTTTCCACCTTGCTGTCCAGGCCGGCGTGCCCATTGTTCCCTGCGTTGTCGCGAACTACAGTCATATCATGCACCCCAAGACTCTCACCTTCAAATCTGGAAAGATCCCCGTCAAGG TTCTCAAGCCCATTCCCACCAAGAACTTGACCGCAGCAGACGTTGACGAGCTTACCCGCACGACACGGGAACTCATGCTCAACGAACTCGTCACTCTCACAGCAAAGGCCCGCGGCCATCCCATGGCTGTCCCTGCTTCGCTTGACTCAACAACTGGCAAGAGCTCAGCCATCGATACAAATGGCTCGGCGCACTAA
- a CDS encoding related to translocation protein SEC63 — translation MSSDYSYDEQGQFFPFFILTLTGIVTVPLTYTLLRPNRDQDALAPRIKTNYKSEHAATVESLKSAQKRSQWRVKRVIFVIIGWALMAGMAYLIMVTQRTVPKLWNPYDILGISESLNEKQIKSHYKRLSLKFHPDKVRPDPAKNETVESLNNFYVELTKAYQALTDEDVRNNYIQYGHPDGKQSFSMGIALPQFMVSDGNGKYVVLLYTMLLGVLLPWLVGSWWYGTKRMSKEGVLMESANNLFRQYDDEIEEGGIITALSAGKEFEDILKGDKGESGLSKIESRITAESEVGPTASGMSLKDKEALEDLDNGVRRKALALLWAYLGRVELDDPALTKAKFQVGPIARALNQSFNAITLAYGNIGPIANSFYTSQNLIQAVAPHASPLLQLPHITPEIARAIEGDSKTHMPVHRFMDRPDAQRRQLAVGKGLLTEEQYQTAIGVAKQIPFFRVSRAFFKVTGERFIIPSSLVSLVIKGRFIPPGTENIPPVNELDLEDIDPAEDDIEAINGRKKKTIKGPDGKLIPIEEESILPPLTHAPYYARDHSPQWHAFLSDSKQGKMAVPPFHFAKFDQPIIDDEGKPTFNMQTLKAQFAAPPQAGHYTFVLHVICDSYVGFDTKMEVTLVVEEASKAAEMQAEDEISEPEEDSLAGQMHVLKTGQTPKTRRRDSDDSEDESGTDEEEDDTSATNTDTEDES, via the exons ATGAGTTCCGACTACTCTTATGACGAGCAG GGCCAATTCTTCCCCTTCTTTATCCTGACCCTCACTGGCATCGTCACTGTTCCCCTTACCTATACACTCCTTCGCCCGAACCGCGACCAAGATGCGCTTGCGCCACGGATCAAGACCAACTACAAGTCAGAGCATGCGGCTACTGTCGAGTCGCTCAAGTCAGCGCAGAAGCGTAGCCAATGGAGGGTCAAACGGGTTATCTTCGTGATAATCGGCTGGGCCCTCATGGCTGGCATGGCCTACCTGATCATGGTGACCCAGCGAACTGTCCCAAAGCTTTGGAACCCCTACGATATTCTAGGCATCTCAGAG TCTCTCAATGAGAAGCAAATCAAGTCGCACTACAAGCGACTCTCCCTCAAGTTCCACCCTGACAAGGTTCGACCTGACCCAGCCAAGAACGAGACTGTTGAATCCCTCAACAACTTCTACGTCGAACTCACCAAGGCCTATCAAGCGCTCACCGACGAAGACGTCCGCAACAACTACATCCAGTATGGCCATCCCGATGGAAAGCAGAGCTTTAGCATGGGAATTGCTCTTCCTCAGTTTATGGTCTCCGACGGCAACGGCAAGTATGTCGTTCTTCTGTACACTATGCTTCTTGGAGTTCTTCTGCCCTGGCTCGTTGGATCATGGTGGTATGGTACCAAGAGGATGTCAAAGGAAGGTGTCCTGATGGAGAGCGCCAACAACCTGTTCCGACAATACGACGACGAAATCGAGGAGGGCGGCATCATCACTGCTCTCAGCGCTGGCAAGGAGTTCGAGGACATCCTGAAGGGCGATAAGGGCGAATCTGGTCTTTCCAAGATCGAGTCACGAATCACAGCTGAAAGTGAGGTCGGGCCTACTGCTTCTGGCATGTcgctcaaggacaaggaggctctcgaggatcttgacaaCGGTGTTCGACGAAAGGCCCTCGCCCTTCTCTGGGCTTACCTCGGCCGTGTTGAGCTCGACGACCCTGCTCTGACCAAGGCCAAATTCCAGGTTGGCCCCATCGCCCGCGCCCTCAACCAGTCCTTCAACGCCATCACTCTCGCCTACGGAAACATTGGTCCTATTGCCAACTCGTTCTACACCAGCCAGAACCTGATCCAAGCTGTTGCACCCCAcgcctctcctcttctccagcttcccCACATCACTCCCGAGATCGCTCGTGCCATCGAAGGTGATTCCAAGACACACATGCCTGTCCACCGATTTATGGATCGACCAGACGCACAGCGTAGACAGCTTGCTGTTGGAAAGGGACTCCTGACTGAGGAGCAGTACCAGACCGCGATTGGTGTCGCTAAGCAGATTCCCTTCTTCCGTGTATCCAGGGCCTTCTTCAAGGTTACTGGCGAGCGCTTTATTATCCCCTCGTCACTGGTTTCTCTTGTCATCAAGGGCCGCTTCATTCCTCCTGGTACTGAGAACATTCCCCCTGTCAACGAGCTGGATCTCGAGGACATTGACCCGGCTGAGGACGATATTGAGGCTATCAACGgacgcaagaagaagactatCAAGGGCCCTGACGGCAAGCTTATTCCTATCGAGGAGGAGTCAATCCTGCCCCCTCTAACACACGCCCCCTACTATGCCCGTGATCACTCTCCTCAATGGCACGCTTTCCTTAGCGACTCCAAGCAAGGCAAGATGGCTGTTCCCCCTTTCCACTTCGCCAAGTTCGACCAGCCTAttatcgatgatgaaggcAAGCCTACTTTCAACATGCAGACTCTCAAGGCTCAATTCGCTGCACCTCCTCAAGCTGGTCACTACACCTTTGTTTTGCATGTTATCTGCGACTCCTATGTTGGCTTCGATACCAAGATGGAAGTAACCTTGGTAGTTGAGGAAGCAAGCAAGGCAGCCGAGATGCAAGCCGAGGACGAGATCAGTGAGCCTGAAGAGG ATTCCCTTGCTGGACAGATGCACGTTCTCAAGACTGGTCAAACTCCCAAGACCCGCAGAAGGGATTCTGACGactctgaggatgagagtgggacagatgaggaagaggatgacacCAGTGCAACAAATACCGATACTGAGGACGAGTCATAA